The Stigmatella ashevillena genomic sequence TGGAATCCAGGATCTTCAAGATCTGGAGGCCATCGGCCGTGAGGGGAACCTTCTTCGAGGTTCCATCCCGCGTATCCAGGACACAAGGCGCCTCGCCATCGAGCTGGAACTCGAGCGTCACACCCCGGCTGTACCCATCTCGCCACTGCTCGGTCCGCTGCAAGGTGTCGCGCAGGTAGAGGTGCGGCTCGCGGGCATCCTCATAGTCATAGTCGAAGTAATACGCGATCCGCCGACGCTGCTCGGGCGGCAGCATGGCGTAGACGTAGTCGTAGGACCATTTCTGGCGAACGTTGACCAGCTTGTACTTCTCGGGCGACTTCCAGTACGGCGCGAACCGATCCAACCGGATGCGGCCGCAGCCTCCCGGTGGAGGCAGATGGAACAAAGAAGGCATCAGCCGGGCCATGTCCGCGTATTCCTCGGGAGGCTCGTCCGGGAAGCCGAAGAGGATGTTCCAGTTGACGTTGATGGCGAACTCCTCGCACCACTTGATCAACTGGATGTTCTGCAACCGCGTGGTGCCCTTGTCCATGAGCGCGAGGACGGGCGTGCTGAGGCTTTCGATCCCGGGCTGAAGCTCGGTGACGCCTCCCGCGACCATGAGCTCCAACTGCTCCTTCCGGAGGTTGCTCTTGGTCTCGTAGAACATCGTGATCTCATCCCCCTGCTCGATGAGGGCGGGGAACACCGACTTGATGTACTTCAGGTCCAGGATGTTGTCGGCCATCATGAAGAAGTTGAAGCCGTAGCGCTGGGCCAGCGTGCGCAACTCGTGGACAAACTTGCCCGCGTCCTTGCTCCGATACGCCAGGCCCGAACCGTTGAGGCCACAGAAGGTGCAGTGCGCCTTGGCGCCCCACCAGCAACCGCGGGAGGACTCCGCGGTCAGGTTGGCACGCTTGGCCATCGGCATGTCCTTGATGGCCTCGAAATAGTGGTCGAAGTCCGGCATCGGCAACGAGTCCATGTTCTCGATCTGCGGAGCCGCCACGTAGCGCGGCTGCGGCCGATTCGTCCCAGGGTTCAGCACCCCCCTGACGAGATCGAGGATGACCCCCTCGCCCTCTCCGGAGACCACATGGTCCAGGAAGGGGAAGTTGTCCGAGATCGCCTTGCCCATGTCCGCTTCGCAGTTGGCCCCCCCCATGATGATCGTCAACTCCTCACGGGGGACCAGCCGACGTAGCTCCTTGGCCAGCGCCAGGGACGCCACATTCTGCTGAAAGGTCGAGGTGAAGCCGATGACCCGAGGCTTGTCTCGGAGGAGCTCTTGGGCCCACTGCCTCACAATCCGGGGGCTGTCCTCCCGGAGGGCACGGATGAGCTCGCGGGCCTTGCCCCAGTGCAGTGCCTGCTCACGGCGCGCGCCACCGGAGGTCGCACCTTCCGTGTGCTGCTTCACCTCCAGCAGCGGCGTCAGCAGATCGGCGTACTCCTCCCAATTCGAGGCTCCCTCGCCCCACAATGCGGGAGCGAAGACCATCTCCCCGAGGAGCAAGTCGGGAGATGCGGGAAGGAATGCCATTTCACCCGCGAGAATCTCCGGCGGCGTGGCGTACGACAGGTAGTAGTAGAGCTCCCAGCCGATCTGCCGCATGAACTGCACATTGAGGTACTGGACGTTGGCCTTGATTCCTTCTTTTTGAAGCACGCTGACCAGCGTGCTCACGCCCAAGGCAGGCTGGTGCTCCGGCAGAAACGGAGCGACGACGAATCGGACTTGAACGGAATCAGAGGACACAACCTACTCCTTTTCGAATACCCGGGAGGAGCCAGACCGCAGCGCCTCATAGAGAGAGTCCGCCAGTTCGATGATGCTCTTGCCCGCCAGCAGCGCCTGCAGGGGGAACTCGACCCGAAGCTCGGTGAGGAGCAGCTTCTTGAGCTCCACTCCCATCAGGGAATCCAGCCCAAGCTCGTGCAGCGTCTGCTCTGGCTCTGGAAGCTGCGCAGCGCCCATTTCCAGGATCCGCGCCACCCGCTCCCGGAAGTAGGTGAGGACGGCGCCCCTCGCCTCCTCTCGGGAACTTCCGCGCACGCGCTTCACCAGCTCGCGACGGATCTCCGAGCCCGCCCGGCCTGGACCCGCGTCACTCCAGAAGTCCGCGAACAACGGCGGCAGATCGTCTCCCGGAAGGCTTCCGAGGAACGTCGGCCAGTGGATGGGCATCACTCCCGCCACC encodes the following:
- a CDS encoding RiPP maturation radical SAM C-methyltransferase, which gives rise to MSSDSVQVRFVVAPFLPEHQPALGVSTLVSVLQKEGIKANVQYLNVQFMRQIGWELYYYLSYATPPEILAGEMAFLPASPDLLLGEMVFAPALWGEGASNWEEYADLLTPLLEVKQHTEGATSGGARREQALHWGKARELIRALREDSPRIVRQWAQELLRDKPRVIGFTSTFQQNVASLALAKELRRLVPREELTIIMGGANCEADMGKAISDNFPFLDHVVSGEGEGVILDLVRGVLNPGTNRPQPRYVAAPQIENMDSLPMPDFDHYFEAIKDMPMAKRANLTAESSRGCWWGAKAHCTFCGLNGSGLAYRSKDAGKFVHELRTLAQRYGFNFFMMADNILDLKYIKSVFPALIEQGDEITMFYETKSNLRKEQLELMVAGGVTELQPGIESLSTPVLALMDKGTTRLQNIQLIKWCEEFAINVNWNILFGFPDEPPEEYADMARLMPSLFHLPPPGGCGRIRLDRFAPYWKSPEKYKLVNVRQKWSYDYVYAMLPPEQRRRIAYYFDYDYEDAREPHLYLRDTLQRTEQWRDGYSRGVTLEFQLDGEAPCVLDTRDGTSKKVPLTADGLQILKILDSIQSSKGVFSKLNEGRTEGAMTEAAFEAQLTEFLERGWVIREGAKYLGLVLDRNERQRIIDLKMAAQLGTIDWSRLGAVPAGRPTPAQAGSPH